The genomic DNA TATGTAGGGGTTCCTGAGGAGCTCTCTAGACTACCTAGGATAAGGATCCTCGATGCAGATGTCTCTAGACTAGCTGGGAAATATGTTTATCTAGCAGATATAGCTAGGGAGCTAGGGTGGAGGGGATGAGCTCGCAGCAGGAGGAGAAGCTAGTAATAGCGACTGGAAAGAGGAAGACAGCAATAGCTAGGGCTATAATTAAAAGGGGAAGGGGGCTTGTAAGGGTTAATGGTGTCCCTGTAGAGCTGATCCCCATAGAGGTTGCGAGGCTAAAGATTATGGAGCCTCTCCTCCTGGTTGGGGAGAAGCTAAGGAATAGCGTTGACATAGATATAAAGGTGTCTGGGGGAGGTTATATGTCCCAGGCAGAGGCGTGTAGAATGGCAATAGCAAGGGGGCTTGTAACCTTTTACAGCGATATAAAGGAGATCAGGGAGATATTTAAGGAATACGATAGAACAATGCTATCAGGAGATCCGAGGAGGACCGAGCCTGAGAAGTGGATGAGATACTCGGCTAGGAGGTTTAGGCAGAAGTCATATAGGTGATACCATGATAATCCCTGTGAGATGCTTCACATGTGGCTATCCAATTGCGAGGCACTGGGATGAGTTCTCGAGGAGGGTTAGATCTGGTGAGGATCCTAAGAAAGTTCTCGACGACCTTGGGATTAAGAGGTATTGCTGTAGAAGAATACTCCTAGCCCATGTACCCCTTGTAAACGAGATTATATTCTATTCGAGAAAACTATAGGTGGTGTTTAGATGAGCGCTGGATACGAGGAGGGTGGAGGGTCTGAGGAGATTCAGAGAGAATCTGCAATGGCATCTAAATACGCCACCATAGAGCTACTCGTGCCCGTAGATCTATATCTATCATCGGGCGTTCATATAGGCACTTATTTCTCGAATAAACAACTTGAGAAGTTTGTCTACAGGGTGAGGCCCGATGGCCTATACATACTCGATGTTAGGAAGATAGATGAGAGGATAAGGATCGCTGGGAAGTTCCTAGCATCCTTCGAACCCTCCGCCGTAGTTGCTGTCGGGGCTAGGCAATATAGCTTCAAGCCTGTTGAGATGTTTGCAAAGCTAACAGGGGGCAAAGCGATACTGGGGAGATTCATGCCAGGAACATTTACAAACCCCCACCTACCAGGATATATAGAGCCTGAGGTTGTTGTTATATCAGATCCTAGGGTGGATACACAGGCGCTCACAGAGGCTATAGAGATCGGGGTGCCTGTTGTAGCTTTTGTAAGCACAGATGCCAAGATCTCAGGTATAGATCTTGTGATACCTGGGAATAACAAGGGTAGGAAATCCCTAGCCCTGCTCTACTATCTATTAACAAGACAGGTTCTCAGGGAGAGGGGGCAGCTGGGTCCTAACCAAGAGCTTCCAGTACCCTTAGAGGAGTTCGAGGCTAAGGTGGTTGTTTGAAGAGGAGATACCCAGCTGTGGCTGGGTATTTCTACGAGGCTAAGAAGGATGATCTTATTAGGAGGATTGAGTGGTGCTACCTACACCCCCTAGGGGTTGGAAAGCTCCCGATAAGGGGTGCTCAGAGGGATAGGGGTAGGAGGCTCTTCATAGCTCCCCACGCGGGCTATATGTATAGCGGGCCTGTAGCATCGCATACATATTACCACATCTCAGAAGCCGGGAATCCAGGGGTCTTCATAATAGCGGGTCCAAACCATAGTGGGCTGGGATCTCTGGTAGCCACTGTTGTGGACTATGTATGGGAAACACCCCTGGGGGAGGTTGAGATAGATAGCGAGCTTGCAAAGGCAATAGCTAGGAATAGCAATTACTTAGATATAGACGATATACCTCATGAAAGCGAACACTCCATAGAGGTTCAGATACCCTTCCTACAATACATATTCGGGGATAACTTCAAGATAGTTCCAATAGCTATGGCTATGCAGACTATAGAGGTTGCCAGAGACATAGCTAATGCAATAGCCAAGGCTGTTGATGCATTAGGTAGAGATGTGATCTATATAGCATCAACTGACTGGACACACTACGAGCCCCACGAGATATCGGTTAAAAAGGATCTAGGAGCCCTCTCATATGTGGAGAAGCTAGATGTAGAGGGCTTCTACAGATATATAATAGAGAACAATGTATCAGCCTGCGGCCCAGGCCCCACCATGGTATTTATCTACCTAGCAAAGATCTGGGGGTATAGAGGGGCTAGAATATATAAATATGCAACCTCGGGAGATGTTACTGGTGAGAAATCCTGGGTCGTTGGCTATGCATCTGCAGAAGCGATCTAAACTATGCTATAGGCTAGACACCGGTTTAGACTCAAGATGGTTTGAGCGATGTGAAGAAAAGAGAACAGGAGATGTAAAAGCTGGATAGCTGTTGAATATCGTAATGCTTTATGAATATCTTAGGTAGAGGCATTTGATCTTTACAGGAATGATGTTTCGCTGTAAATCCCTAATAACCCCTATTATAATAATTATGTTGGGGAGTGCTATTTAGCTCGTTAGAGGTTGATAGGAAGAAGCTTAAGCAGATAATATCGTATCTCAAGACATGGCAAGCCAGCGCAACAATATTGCTGAGCCTATATATACCGCCTGGGAGGCCTGTGGCTGATGTTCTAGAGGTTCTTAGGAGAGAGCTCTCTATAGCTCAGAATATAAAGCTTAAGAGGACTAGGGATGCTGTTGAAGCGGCACTCTCAATGGCTATTGATAGGCTTTCGAAGATACCTAAGATCCCTGAGAAGGGTCTTGTAATCTTTGCTGGTGTCGACCCTAATACAGGTGATGAGGTTTCAATGGTATTCTCACCCCCAGATCCTGTCCCCCTCTATTACTATAGGACTGATAAGTGGTTCCATGTTGAGTTCTTAGAACCTATGGTTGAGGAGTCAGAGATATATGGGATTATATTGATAGAGAGGGATCAGGCTACTATAGCTCTTCTAAAGCCGAGCGGTTTCGTAATACTCGAGGAGATCGAGGACTATATACCGGGTAAACATTCTAAGGGTGGGCAGAGCCAGAGGAGATTCGATAGGATTATAGAGCAGATGGTTGAGGAGTTCTTTAAAAAGGTTGCTGGGAGGGCCTCAGAATACTTTATACCACTGCTGAATGAGGGCAAGCTGAAGGGTATATTGATTGGGGGGCCTGGATATGCCAAGATAGACTTTATAAGGGGTGACTATCTAGACTATAGGCTTAAACAGCTGATAGTTGGCGAGCCCTATGATGTATCATACCAGGGAGAGCCAGGTGTTAGAGAGATCGTTATGAAGGCCTCTAATGTTATAAAGGGTCAGAGATATGTTGAGGCTATAAACGCTATAGAGGAGTTCAAGCTCCACCTAGCCAAGGATGATGGCT from Sulfolobales archaeon includes the following:
- a CDS encoding 30S ribosomal protein S9 — protein: MSSQQEEKLVIATGKRKTAIARAIIKRGRGLVRVNGVPVELIPIEVARLKIMEPLLLVGEKLRNSVDIDIKVSGGGYMSQAEACRMAIARGLVTFYSDIKEIREIFKEYDRTMLSGDPRRTEPEKWMRYSARRFRQKSYR
- a CDS encoding DNA-directed RNA polymerase subunit N, giving the protein MIIPVRCFTCGYPIARHWDEFSRRVRSGEDPKKVLDDLGIKRYCCRRILLAHVPLVNEIIFYSRKL
- the rpsB gene encoding 30S ribosomal protein S2 — encoded protein: MASKYATIELLVPVDLYLSSGVHIGTYFSNKQLEKFVYRVRPDGLYILDVRKIDERIRIAGKFLASFEPSAVVAVGARQYSFKPVEMFAKLTGGKAILGRFMPGTFTNPHLPGYIEPEVVVISDPRVDTQALTEAIEIGVPVVAFVSTDAKISGIDLVIPGNNKGRKSLALLYYLLTRQVLRERGQLGPNQELPVPLEEFEAKVVV
- the amrB gene encoding AmmeMemoRadiSam system protein B → MKRRYPAVAGYFYEAKKDDLIRRIEWCYLHPLGVGKLPIRGAQRDRGRRLFIAPHAGYMYSGPVASHTYYHISEAGNPGVFIIAGPNHSGLGSLVATVVDYVWETPLGEVEIDSELAKAIARNSNYLDIDDIPHESEHSIEVQIPFLQYIFGDNFKIVPIAMAMQTIEVARDIANAIAKAVDALGRDVIYIASTDWTHYEPHEISVKKDLGALSYVEKLDVEGFYRYIIENNVSACGPGPTMVFIYLAKIWGYRGARIYKYATSGDVTGEKSWVVGYASAEAI
- the prf1 gene encoding peptide chain release factor aRF-1; translated protein: MLFSSLEVDRKKLKQIISYLKTWQASATILLSLYIPPGRPVADVLEVLRRELSIAQNIKLKRTRDAVEAALSMAIDRLSKIPKIPEKGLVIFAGVDPNTGDEVSMVFSPPDPVPLYYYRTDKWFHVEFLEPMVEESEIYGIILIERDQATIALLKPSGFVILEEIEDYIPGKHSKGGQSQRRFDRIIEQMVEEFFKKVAGRASEYFIPLLNEGKLKGILIGGPGYAKIDFIRGDYLDYRLKQLIVGEPYDVSYQGEPGVREIVMKASNVIKGQRYVEAINAIEEFKLHLAKDDGLALYGLNEIRKALEMGAVRKLVILEELENSEELEKLAESRGAEIHYISSSLPEGEWIKKTFGGAVAILRYRIE